In the genome of Capricornis sumatraensis isolate serow.1 chromosome 4, serow.2, whole genome shotgun sequence, the window gtcttttctccgttgtatattcttgcctcctttgtcaaagaaaagGTGTCCATATATACGTGGGTTTATCTTTGGACTTTCTATATTGTTCTGTTGGTccatattaatttttttgtgccagtaccatactgtcatagtatagtttgaagtcagggaggTTGATTCTTAtcgctgtttttatttttataagactgTTTTATAGTGCCTGCATATGTTTACAGTGGAAcggtttattcatttgttcaactaCTGAATACCTACTGTGTTTAAGACTGACACACAGGGTACATAatagtgaataaaacagatgCAAGCTGAACCATCCTGGAGTTTAAAGCCAAGTAGGGGATGTCGACTTGAATAATTACACATAAGTACATAGTTGCAAATTATAATATGATCACCAGCTGCTGTTAGAAGATATATTGTAGGACTAGCAACAACTGCTAGAGAGCAATTGTAGGAGATTGCATGAGACACAAGCACATTGGGCCAGGGTGATGGTGGTGAGTGCTTGGATTTggagtatattttgaaaatagataAGTGGCATAAGATTGTGGGTATTAAAAGTCTGTAATTTTGTGCTCTGTGGTAAAATGTTAAGTATATTTCTTAACTATAGTTTTTTGGAAGTAAACCGTATTTTCTTAGCATCCTTTACCGTAAGTAGCATTACTGTGTCAAagactatgaacatttgtgtggcTCTTGATAAGTACTATACttgctttcccaaagggctgtacCTGTTAACTGTTATCACCAGAAATGTTTGGCTTCagtctgtgtttaacttttgccAGCGTAGTATATTTCATTtagaaaagtttttcttttttaaattaaaaaaatagtacttTAGCTGGGAATAAGGGGAAATTATGGAATAACTTTCCCTCATTTACTATTTTATTGTATTGAGTTAGTTTTTAAGTGACTTCGTTTTATCCTAGTTTCTAGAGGATGTTAGTAACATATGTACCTGACCTAAAAGTTTATTctatattattagtattattctgGGAGTAACACTAATTAAAAATGTAGAGTCTTATTCCTTTTCTTGCTTTATCTTTAACTAGTTTCATTGTGGAATTTATGTGGTTTTAAACTGGCTATGCTTTATAACTTGTATTTTCTCAGTGATGATttgttttttacaaataaaaggaGTAATATATGTTAAGAGTACTTTAGATTTGTGATAAGGCATTTTATTAGCTTAGAGCAGGGCTGGCAAACTTCTGTTAAGCATCATTTGATTCTTTGtcacataatcttttttttttttttaacaatcaatTAGAAACCCAAAAACTATTCTTGGCTCATAGGCCACAGAAAAACAAGTGAGCAGGATTTGGCCTGTGGGCAGTAGTTTGCTTATTTAGGCTTTTCATCTTGGGAAAGTGTCACTGTTGATACATACATTTTTTCTTACCTCCATATACTTTTTTTCTATGGCTGCCCTGAAGCTGAAACAAACGCTCTAGTATTCACGTGTCATTTTTGTTGTGCTTGCTGTCTGCTTTGTCTTAAAACCTGTCAGTTCTTTTCAGATCACATCTCACCATGTAACACTTTTGTTCTTAAGTTTTTACCAAGTTGTATTGCCTTTTTATATAGCTCAGTGACTAGTTACGCTTCTAAGGATGACCCTAGTTACAATTAACTTGGGAAATACTGGTTtaagtttttcagttcagtcgctcagtcgcgtctgactctttgcagcctcatgaattgcagcacactaggcctccctgtccatcacaaactcccggagttcactcaaactcatgtccattgagtcggtgatgccatccagccatctcatcctttgtcgtccccttctcctcctgccgccatccctcccagcatcagagtcttttccagtgagtcaactctttgcatgaggtggccaaagtgggtGTTTTTAACCTAAATCTATTCTCTGTAATTAGCAGATTCCACCTCATTGTTTATAGGCAGGttgtagattatttttttttcaatagcagAATGTGAGTCAGAACCTTGCTGTCAGTATCTTTAGGGCTTAGAAGGGAAAAGATAATAGGAATGAACAGAAACTGCTTTCCCAGTTTCCCAGTCTCTTTGATGGAGTGTTCATCCTGGGAACATGCTATGAAATACATGCAGAAACTGCGGCTATTTTACATTACATACTTTTGATACACAGAGTGTTTGAAAATTTTGTAAATGGGAATTTACTGAGTTTGTTTTAGAGGCAGTATCTGTCATCACATGTGAGTGATCCTCCAGCCACGCCTTAGGTATAGATCTGTATGGCTCGAGAAACAACAGTCTTTAATTCATTGTTGATAGGAAATTTCAAAGACTAAAGAAACTATTAACCATAAGGTTAACTTGTGCTAGTATTGGCAAGTGAAGACTATGAGGAAAAGTCTTTAGTCTGTTTTACGTGCTCAGTAGCCACACTTGGGTAATGAATGGATTGACTTGAATACGCTGTACTTTGCTCTCAATTCCTGTTCTTTGATTATACCTCGAAAAcacttttttattaaataatttatgataTACAGGAGTTCTTTCAAGTGgctaagggaatttttttttttttttttttggtgtttaatcgctaagttgtgtccaactcttttaggctaaaataaaatgtcaacCAAATATTCAAATCTTTGGTCAAGAgcttcttgtttggaaaattatATATTCATCCTTTTTTTCTGACTAGTGAGACCAACAGCTTTTTATTATagacatttggaaaatacagtttaCTTTAAAAGATAAGCACAAGATCATAGTCTAATATGGTAATCtttcacactttttaaaattaagaggcaaagaaagaaatacattaaaaataatatttgttacCAAAAAAGATAAGTAATCAATTATTTCTTAAGTTAATTCTTTCTATCAGAGACATACTCTGCTAACATTAATATACCTACCACcatgaattttttaatgtatatatagatatgtttATACAGATGTGTAGAAATACTGGGAACATGTCACATGTGTATCTTAGAATACTTTGTATGCTGTGAACATTTTTTTCAGACATTTTAccaaaaaacataatttttaatgacCACTTTTTAAATGATAGATTGGTTTGTAAAGTAATTCATGAACTAAAGGTGGAACAAGAAAAAACAGTGTCCTTAGGCTTATACTTTATATCCATTATTAGCCCTACCTCTGCTTCTATGACCTCACCTTACACCAGCTCTTTCCCTTATTTTTTGAAGTCTATTTTGGCAGACAGTGTGTGAAATCTTTTAGGCATGAGGATTAATCAaaaggttcccaggtggctcagtggtaaagaatctgcttaccaatgcaggatatgtgggtttgatcccagggttgggaagatcctctggagaagagactggtaacccactccagtattcttgcctgggaaatcccataggtaGGGGAggtctgtcaggctacagtccatggggtcacaaagagttggacatgactgagtgactgagtagaTACACACAGACTAATCAAAAGTCAGAGGAAAGTCAAATTCATTTCAAGAGTCTGTTATGTTACTCACCCTCTTTTCTTTACTCCCTCTTTGAGTTGCAGTGTCTCTTAAGGTATCcaactctttctcttttcttctctactcCCTCTCTTTTTTACTAGGGATCTCACAGAATTTGCAGACAGAACAATCATTCTCTTTAGCAGTTTCATAGTATCTATCTGACTGTTAAATATTGTTCCCAGGACTGTAGAAATGGACTATGGAGGCTATGAAAATTCTCAGTATTGACCATTCTCTTATGAATTCCCTTGACCATAGGTAAAATAATTGCATGACAATTATTTGTAAGTTGCTTGGTTTTTCTTGCCACCTAAATCATCCAGAATAGTAAGAGTTGGTAGAGCTATCCCATTttgtaataattatttttctttacagagaATTTTGGGTCTTTCTGTTCTCAGTCTGTGCACTTGCATTGTTGAATCTTCttgtaacatctttttttttaaaaaaaacttttaaaaccgTGGTaagatacacataaaatttatcattgccataattttaagtgtacagttgagTGACAATAAGTTAAATTCACAACATTGGACAACCATTAGCTCTGTTTCCAGAATTTTTTCctcatcccaaactgaaactctgtgcccATTAAATAATAACTCTCCAATTCCCGTGTCCTCAGCCCCAGGTAACCTCTTTCCTACTTTTTGTCTCTGTGACTTGACCTTTTCTAGGTATCtcaatataaatggaatcatataatgtttgtcttattgtgtcagacttcatttagcataatgttttcaaggttcatctgtgttgtatagcatatatcagaattgcatttctttttatggctgaataatattccactcagtgtgtgtgtgtgtgtgtgtgtgtgtgtgtgtgtgtacagtcatGCTGtcacacacattttatttatccattcattttatCCAAcaaacatttgagttgtttctacattttagctattgtaagtaatgcttTGACCATTGGCATACAAGTATTTGAgtttctgctttcagttcttttgttaacatacctaggaatggaattgatGGATcgagtttctctgcatccttacTAGCACTTAttatattacctttttttttgttttaatagccACTCTAATGGGAGTGAAGTGGTAgctcattgtcattttgatttgcatttcctgaatgaggttgaacatcttttcatgtacttaatggtcatttgtgtattttctttagaAACCTGTCTATTCAATTTGCCCAGTTTTGAATTGGATTGGTTTTTGTTTGTGAGTTGTGTCTAACACCTTTTTAGAAGCAAAAGGTGCACCATGATAACCCAGACTGTGTTTCTCCCTTCTCAGGATTCCTACAGGAAACAAGTAGTAATTGATGGAGAAACCTGTCTCTTGGATATTCTCGACACAGCAGGTCAAGAGGAGTACAGTGCAATGAGGGACCAGTACATGAGGACTGGGGAGGGCTTTCTTTGTGTATTTGCCATAAATAATACTAAATCATTTGAAGATATTCACCATTATAGGTGGGTTTAAGTTGAATAAACTGAATTGACATTGAGGAGTAATTGTATCTCCGTTCATTGAGTCTTTGCTAACTGCCATGCACAAATtatctaatataaaataatttttgtgaggTAGGTAATATCCCTGTTTTGCATATGAAATCTTATGGATTGAGCAGTTGAGCAGCTTGTTCCAGATCACACAGTGGCGATGCTGGAATTGAAAAGCAGGCCTGTTTGACTCTAAAACTGTGCTCTTAACCACTCTGTACTGGAGAAACAAAGCTTAATGCTAGATccatcataaaaatgaaaaccatgaACAGAAATGTGAAAAGATAATTGAGATGGCACCACTTGAATAGCCTTAAAAAATAAGTCCATTTAGTGTGGCATTTCTTGGAATCAAATAAATATTGGCTTTAGATAATTAAGGAAAAAACACAGCTCTGAAGTTAAAAGACAGAAGTgttaatacagtttttaaagaatcttgGTGAATTTGCATAAAATTgattacttttattaaaataattgttcACATAGAAATAAAATCTTTCCACTTGGTGCTCTTTTTTAAGAATGGAaagttaaaaatatgttaatgttGTAAACCATGTTttcataaaaacattaaaaacattctatatatgtatatttaacaaCATATACAGTATGTGTTTTtaagattataattttaaaaattaggcatAGCACTTTTTTGGCCTagcatttttcattatttctgttttatcattGTGACCTATCTGCATATGAACCTGTTAGACTGTAGTACTATTACATTTCTGGATATTTGATCTTTTAAAAGGCATAGAAGTTCTCTCTGTTtagaatagagaaaaataagcagaaggaagagaaaggaaaatttggTGTGATGGGAACTAGGAATTACATTAACAACCTTTATTTTATGAGACAAAGTTGTGAATAGTTTCTGAGAGATTTTTGTTACTAATTCCTAtgctataacttttttttttcctccccagagAACAAATAAAAAGAGTTAAAGACTCTGAAGATGTACCTATGGTTCTAGTAGGAAATAAATGTGATTTGCCTTCTAGAACAGTAGACACAAAACAGGCTCAGGACTTAGCAAGAAGTTATGG includes:
- the KRAS gene encoding GTPase KRas isoform X2, which encodes MTEYKLVVVGAGGVGKSALTIQLIQNHFVDEYDPTIEDSYRKQVVIDGETCLLDILDTAGQEEYSAMRDQYMRTGEGFLCVFAINNTKSFEDIHHYREQIKRVKDSEDVPMVLVGNKCDLPSRTVDTKQAQDLARSYGIPFIETSAKTRQRVEDAFYTLVREIRQYRLKKISKEEKTPGCVKIKKCIVM
- the KRAS gene encoding GTPase KRas isoform X3; translated protein: MTEYKLVVVGAGGVGKSALTIQLIQNHFVDEYDPTIEDSYRKQVVIDGETCLLDILDTAGQEEYSAMRDQYMRTGEGFLCVFAINNTKSFEDIHHYREQIKRVKDSEDVPMVLVGNKCDLPSRTVDTKQAQDLARSYGIPFIETSAKTRQGVDDAFYTLVREIRKHKEKMSKDGKKKKKKSKTKCIIM